The genomic window GGAGGGAATGATATGCACGTATTCGAAAAATTGTATGATGAACATGAAAAAGTAAAAGTGAGGTTTGTCGGCTTTACGACGAAAGACGTCCGATACGACTTTGGCATCGTGTACACAAATATGTTTTTTGGTAAACCGCTTGTCATCTGTATGCAAACAGGCCGCTCAGCTCTCCTCGACCCGAAAGACATCGAAGACCACGACTATTTACAACGAACGTTCCGCATTGACACAAAAGAACAAGCTGAAGATTTAGCGGAATTTTTCTCAGACATTTTACCATCGACACCATTTGCTGAACAATATGAGTAAGAGGCGTGAAATACGTCTCTTTTTTTGTTTAAATATGTCATACTAATTCCTATTGACAAAATAAATGTGACATATTATTATGAAATCAGTAAAACGTTTTCAAACATTCCAAAGGAAAAGGGGTTATCGGGGATGGGTACAATTGTATGCCAAACATGCAATGCGACAATCGATCATTTTGAGGACGAAAAAGTAACGGTATTGTACGGGCAATGTAGCGGTTGCGATTGTGAAGACGAAGA from Anoxybacillus gonensis includes these protein-coding regions:
- a CDS encoding DUF3055 domain-containing protein; amino-acid sequence: MHVFEKLYDEHEKVKVRFVGFTTKDVRYDFGIVYTNMFFGKPLVICMQTGRSALLDPKDIEDHDYLQRTFRIDTKEQAEDLAEFFSDILPSTPFAEQYE
- a CDS encoding GapA-binding peptide SR1P, giving the protein MGTIVCQTCNATIDHFEDEKVTVLYGQCSGCDCEDEE